The bacterium genome has a segment encoding these proteins:
- a CDS encoding UPF0164 family protein, which produces MKKSILIAMSLVALTGFGQITSAGTGDHGLPGEYLTYDIGARAAGMGGAMSGLADDVTAIFYNPAGLATQNPIQVGVQHVILFEDTMFDFLGFSMPIVDVGHIGVGIIMLHSSGFNVVDETYTPLNISDSISQGSVYLSYARDIIPGFSAGANVKVAYEDIFGHTGTGVGIDLGGLYSPIPEMQVGIYVNNALTPNVLGDMYFTNVVLGIAGKLFNDDLLLDLDVSKSLGNQGFKWEVGGELDVYEDMAFVRAGLNDELKVHLGLGGKYINITLDYAISIEDLGLAHKISAGYSMGGFEMNIKATPKIFSPVGIKKITTFAVRAVSKYPVIEWEMNIKDQNGDIVRSYSGEENPPNQIAWNGKDDRGLPAPDGNFSAQLIITDTNGKIIKSNFESVKIQSAVPLGGEGGLELD; this is translated from the coding sequence TGAAAAAAAGTATTCTGATAGCAATGTCCCTGGTAGCCTTGACGGGATTTGGTCAAATCACATCAGCCGGTACGGGGGATCACGGATTACCGGGGGAGTACTTGACCTATGATATTGGTGCCCGTGCAGCTGGTATGGGTGGTGCCATGTCGGGGTTGGCTGATGATGTGACCGCGATTTTTTACAATCCGGCCGGTTTGGCAACCCAAAACCCCATTCAGGTGGGTGTCCAGCATGTGATCCTTTTTGAGGATACCATGTTTGATTTCCTGGGGTTTTCCATGCCGATTGTAGATGTGGGTCATATTGGTGTCGGTATTATCATGTTGCATTCATCCGGGTTTAACGTGGTCGATGAAACCTATACACCTCTGAATATTTCGGATTCCATTTCCCAAGGTTCGGTTTATCTTAGTTACGCCCGGGATATTATTCCTGGATTTTCTGCGGGTGCGAATGTTAAGGTTGCTTATGAAGATATTTTTGGCCACACCGGGACAGGCGTCGGCATTGATTTGGGTGGCTTGTACAGTCCGATACCGGAAATGCAGGTTGGTATTTACGTGAATAACGCATTAACACCTAATGTGCTCGGCGATATGTATTTCACCAATGTGGTTTTGGGTATTGCCGGGAAACTGTTTAATGATGATTTGCTGCTTGATCTGGATGTAAGCAAATCATTGGGCAACCAGGGGTTTAAGTGGGAGGTGGGCGGCGAACTGGATGTTTATGAAGATATGGCGTTTGTCCGTGCCGGTTTGAATGATGAATTAAAAGTTCATTTGGGATTGGGTGGAAAATATATAAACATCACCTTGGATTATGCCATCAGTATTGAGGATCTCGGGTTGGCGCATAAAATATCTGCAGGGTATTCCATGGGTGGATTTGAAATGAACATCAAAGCGACTCCAAAGATTTTTTCGCCTGTTGGTATCAAAAAAATTACGACTTTTGCAGTCCGCGCGGTGTCGAAATATCCAGTGATTGAGTGGGAAATGAACATTAAGGATCAAAACGGTGATATCGTTCGTTCTTATTCCGGGGAAGAAAATCCTCCGAACCAGATTGCTTGGAATGGCAAGGACGATCGTGGATTGCCGGCACCGGATGGTAATTTTAGTGCGCAATTGATTATTACAGATACAAACGGAAAAATTATTAAGTCAAATTTTGAGTCAGTCAAAATTCAAAGTGCTGTTCCACTTGGCGGCGAAGGCGGACTTGAACTTGACTAA